The Hevea brasiliensis isolate MT/VB/25A 57/8 chromosome 1, ASM3005281v1, whole genome shotgun sequence DNA segment aaggtaaaaataaagaatagatatccattgcctcgcattgatgatctatttgatcagttgaaaggtgcaGATGTGTTCTccaaaaattgatttgcgatctagttattatcagttgaaagtgcaagagcagagtattccaaagattgctttcagaactcgatatggctactatgagtttctggtaatgccattcgggttaactaatgctccagctgcttttatggatctgatgaacactatcttcagaccatatctccactagtttgtggtggtgtttattgatgatattttgatatattcgaggaatgcaaaggagcatgacagacatctgcggattgtactacagactttgaggaagaaacagctatacgccaaattgtcgaaatgtgaattttggctgcaagaagtctctttcttgggacatattgtgtcagcttaagggatcaaggtagattccagcaaggtagaagctatccttaattagaagccacccaggaatatcacagaaattcataattttctaggtttagctagatattactgccgatttgtgaaagggttttctatgttggcttctccattgaccaagctgcttcggaaagatgtgaaatttcagtggacagataaatgccagcagagttttgatgagttgaagaggtgtttgactgaagctccagtccttactttacctaccccgggtaaagaatacacagtttatagtgatgcttctcacaatgggttaggctgtgtactgatgcaagatcggaatgtcattgcttatgcatcatgccagctgaaaccgcataagaggaactatccgacacatgatttggagcttgcaactattttctttgctctgaagatctagagacactacttgtatggggagaaatgctacatttacacagatcacaagagcttgaagtacttgggcacccagaaggaattgaacttgggacagaggagatggttaaaacTAATTAAGGACTataattgcttaatagactatcagccagggaaagcaaatgtggtggctgacgccttaagtcgcaagactatggcaagtctcagagtttctcctttgtccatggtacatgagttgaaagcacagcatgccagtttggagattgatgatgagggacagacagtagttgcatggcatgtacagccagtgttgattgattagatcagaatggctgctcagaatgatgaaaaatatcagaagctactgaaagaagtccagcagggcaagaaacctaaattttctgtgaGCAATGATGGTtcactactacatcagggcagaatttgcattcctaatgatgtggaattgagacagatcattatgaaggaagcacatgagtctccttttgctatgcacctggtggaactaaaatgtacagagggctaaaagagcattattggtggatgggtatgaaaagggatgtagctgattttgtctctaaatgcctaacttgtcagcaagtgaaggcaaaacatcaagtactagctggtttgttacatccattgcccatagtggaaatgggaatggataactatggattttgtgatgggacttccgaggacacagaatagtcatgatgcagtatgggttatagttgacagactgactaagtctgctcacttcctGCCAGTCCgtatggattatagcctggaaagattggccagattgtacatagatgagattgtaagactgcatagagtgccaatatcgattgtatcagacagagatcctaagttcacttctagattctggggtagtcttcagagagccctaggaactagattgaacttcagcacggcattccacccacagacagatggctagtctaagagggtaatttagatcttggaggatatgctatgagcttgtgtgattgagtttgaaggtagttgggatacacacttgcctatgattgagtttgcttataacaacagctaccaatcaagcattgggatgcctccatatgaagctttgtagggcagaaagtgcagaactcacctatgttgggatgaagtaggtgaaagaaagatgattgggccagaaattgttcagcagacagaggaaaagatcatattgatcagagatcgactcaaggctgcatcagaccgtcagaagtcctatattgatctgaagagaagagatattgaatatgcagtgggtgataaggtatttctcaaagtttctccttggaagaggattatgagatttagcagaaaggggaaactaagtcctcgcttgatcggaccatatgaggttctggaaagagtgggtcctttggcatatcggttggcattacctccagagctagaaaggatacacagtgtcttccatgtgtccatggcacatgaagtgaagcagctaaggaacaaatagataaccctggttaaagtgttgtagaaccatcattcaggctaggaagctacttgggaacgtgaagaggacatgaagagacagcatccacagctgttcagagactaaaaccaggtaaaatttcgagacgaaatttattttaaggggggggggggggtggggggagaattgtaacacccctatattcggtagtgtgttctactgttctggtgaccagtgcctgtccggacagctagaatgcctggaactacacttaaatgttaatgaggagacataaaataatgaaatacaataaaagaaaatacaagaaaaattaagaaaaaataaaagagagaaaatgaaactaagttaaacgagccagcaccgcagcgatgggtgaccgcacaaggaagttacggcgcaggcaatagccaactccaggactgcagggaaccctcgaaatttagttttgagacataattaaagacttattaaggtataattgacttagaaaatgtcaaagaaaaattaattaattagtacaaagaaaaatgaaaaattgagaaaccgataaaaatcggtgttacaaaaaaattggaaatacaacccgaagaggggcattttggtcatttgacacctagggttggcttttgacctaaatgtccattaaaaataaatgatattaaactttgaaaatgtcatgaaaattaaaactttagcacataatgtaaatagtggaagaatggtgGCAAATTTGCAAAACTaagaaactttaattaattaaatcttaaactatggttagtgctccactaacttagaatTTTGGAACACCTAAAAGCTAAAGTGGACAGAAAtgagttcatcttcaacctcctctcaaaccagccgaattcatcctccatggaacctccatagccgaaactcaaccaagctccatgcactcccattccaagcTCCATTTCACCATAGTTCCTTCATTAATTTTGAGGTGAAGTTCACGTGAGAGAAtctttctgccagctcattatgaagagttgcacaagttgtgcaagcTTCTTATGCAGGTTCCATGTAAAATTGGTGGTTCCAGTTGCTTCTCGTgatgttgcataagctatgcaggttggtcatgcaggtttttttcaagctttggagtcttctatgaaactgcataagtggactgcataagttatgcaggctctcatgcagttttcggcAGATTTGGAAGCTCTTCccgtgaagctgcataagtgGGGAATAGAACTGTATAAGTTATGCAGCAAGTCATGCAGGATTCCGTGAAGCTACATAAGCAAAGagtgaatctgcataagtcatgcaataacttatgcaagtttcgaccAAAGTAATTGTCTCCTCCGTGAAATTGCATAAGCAGGGCATGAACGCAATAAGTTATGTAGATTTCGGCAGGTTTAAGAATTTActtcttctccctgtgcagaactgcacaacttgtgcagcaggttatgcacatttcgtccattttgcattcttcaactttcaagctttgtttttgatatctttggctataggaatcactcctcactgacataatttctttttagttcctcacaaatataattttacctacaaaacaaagcaaaattacaaattaactcaaaaattgacaattatgaaaaattatataaataactaataaaattagctaaaaatgactaacaaataaatgaaatggccatgaaattaaacctaaatgactatgcaaaatgcatgtatcaatcTATCACTATAAATACGTTTTCAttagtatttttataaataatataactaATGAAGGGTATTTTTGACAATCTCAATTTCCCTCCTTCCcacttttataaatattatagatGTATAATGAATAAGAACAATGTTGATGCTGGTTTGAAAGGAACCAATTTTCTTTATGTGCAAGTTAAAAAGGAAAGTTTAAAGAAGCTACCCCACGGACAAACTTAACAAATAGGAAATTATTGTCTAGATTCAATTCACTATGGAGCTAATACAAAAAATGTATGGTCAGCCTATTTATTAAATACTTGAATCTCACATATTTGTATGTTAAGTACATGGTGTGAGAAAAATCTTTAATAGATATGGTTTATTGTATACAATATGAGATAATATGAAATAAATGCcatattggagttagggtttgcaaTGACTCGGTTTAATTAGGCCAAAATTAAAgccactatttttttttcttttttttttttttaggagggGAATAAGGATGTGGGGGCTTGAACTGGATCAAGCTAGGCATGGCACCAATTGCATATTGAACTTCAcaactttcaaaaaaaaaaaaaggaatgaaATTGAAGTGGCTTCTTATGCTTGCAACAATCTTACAAATGATACGTCAGAAACAATCCAATAACACTATTTGCATATGGTTACAAGTATAACATAACTGCACACAGCAGCATAAGCTTCAAGTCTGCAAAGAAAGCTTAGAATCTAATGCCATTTGAAATATGTGAggcaatgaaaatgaaaattatggTGTGGTGAAGTCTCATTCTTGTGAGGCTTGCAGCTGACGTGCCACCTGCTGTTGGGACTGTCTTAGAACTGCCGCCTGGATGGAATAAACGATCATCAGAATGTTAAATTGGAGAAACAAAATTATGTACACAGCAATGTATTGGtattaatttttttcctttgcCACACAgctaatttctatttttttttcaatgTCAAAACAAGTATCCTGTCAACTCAAATTAGGATTCTGTGAAGGGAAAATGCCATACAGAGCACTCGGAATTTTGGAAAATAAGCAAATTCGATCTGCAaacttgaaatttggtagaaattaACATTCTGAGAAGCTCAACCATTCTTGGTACTTGGAAAGTCAAATTTCTTATTATAGGCATATAtaaataaaaaggtcaacattgtgTAGCTCGTTTGTTTTAACAACCCATAATTTTATGATATGAGGAGTGATGAAGTGTTAATTTGACAATCTCCTTCCAAGTTTATGATTTTGAACTTAGGATTGTTTGATTCTGATTTTAGGTCTGCAATAATTCTGTTTCTGGGTACACTAAAGCTTTTCTTGCATTATCTATTGTCTACAAGCAATTCagaataataaaattttcaattgatcATGGTGTGCTGATCATTGATCACTGAGCAAGTACACATAAAGCAACTTCTATAAAATGTCTCccttcatttaaaaaaataaataaatgaaataaccATCTCACTCACATGGCATCTATATTGTAACCAAACTTTAAGGTACCTTCACAGCTAAACCACTGAGAGTGCTCATGAAAAAATTGAATTTAAGTTCTGGGATTTTGATATCTAAATGGAAAAACTAATTCTTAAAGTAAACAGAGTAGAAAGGCTTTGAAATCCATTCAGCAAAATCTCAATAACGACTGTAGTGTCCCATATCAGTTGATGGGATTTGAGATTGCATGCTAAATTTACTCAAAAATTTCCCAGAGGTAATACATGTGTGCAGCACATTAACACTAAAACGTTTGCATTAGCTTCAGTTCGATCTATGAGCTCTGCTGGTAGACAGGTTATCAAAACCTCATCAGCAACTTACCAAGGAATGAGATGTAATTGCAAAATTTTAGGTAAAAACAATTATTGTAATCGCAATCAGTGTGGTTTTGCATAGCATACTAATTATTCTCATGTTACAGTACATAGGTAGATTAAGAAAGTGACAACTAGTTAGCCAAACACTAGAACAGATTACCTCAATTTATGATTTTACTCTGCCTCTGAGATGACCTCCAACTCTTGGAGAAGTCGTTTCCCTGGTGTTCTTGCCTTTGTTTTTGTTGGAACTGAAGAGCTAAAAGGATTGGGAGGTATTGGTATATTCTCTCCTTCCCCTTCCAACATATGAACAGCAACTTTCATTGAGGGGCGATCCGCTGGGTTCCACTGAATGCACCAGAGCCCCACAGTTGCCAGTTTCTTCGCAATTTTAGTATCTCCCTCTTCCTCAATTTCAAACCTAAGGTCTTCTCCTTCTTCTAAAAGATTATAAATCCATTCTGGGAAGTATATTTGCTGATCATTTTCTTCCGCTACATCAACAATTTTCCTTCCTCCAACCATTTCTAGCACTAACATCCCAAAGCTATAAACATCCGACTTGTAGGAAACATTCCCAAAGTTCCTTGAGAACACTTCAGGTGCGATATAGCCAATGGTCCCTCTAGCCGTTGTCATGGACACTGCACTCTGATCCTTAGCACAAAACTTAGCCAATCCAAAATCTGAGATTTTGGGATTGAAGTCGTGATCAAGCAGGATGTTATGCGGTTTGATATCAAAGTGGAGGATTCTCTGATCACACCCCTGATGAAGATATTCAATTCCTTTAGCGATGCCGAGAGCAATATCTTCCAGCCTTTTCCAGCCAAGGAAACGGTTCTTGGTGTCTGCTGAAGAGATGAACTTCTGTAGAGAATCATTTGGCAAGTACTCATAAACTAGAGCTCTTCTAAACCCGTCAGCGCAGAATCCAATCAAACGAACCACATTGACATGGTGGATTTTACCTATTGTTCCAACTTCATTTATGAACTCCTCACCATTTCCTTTGGAGCTGTTGAGGACTTTAACAGCTACCAAAATTTCGTCAGATAGCTTTCCTCTGAACACAGTTCCATAAGCTCCTTGGCCCAATTCGTCTTTGAATTGGTTAGTCatcctcttaatatcatcataggaATATCTAGTAGGCTTGAAAGATTTATAGTCatccaaaaatttttcaatcttagACTGATATTGTCTTTCCATTTTGTTGAACCTATATCTGCGATAGAGTAGGATGGCTGCTACTACAAGAAGGATTGAACCTAAAATTACACCTGTGAACATATAAACATTCCTAGTTAAGAAAACCCATCTTCTACATAACTAATGAACCATTTATAAAAGTGGAGATAGAGTAGAAAGCTAACCTGTTTCTATAAATTTGGTTGTTGcccctaaaaaaaattaaaaaaaaatttatggcaTCATTAGATTTTCCTGTTCAGAattcatttataaaataaattccaTGAAATTTTATGTAATTCATTTATATCAAGCAAAAACAAAGTAATACATAATTACCTTTATGTGGCTTGAGCATGCCGTAGCACTGAGTTTCAGATGTAGTGTCGTTGCTCTTCAATCTGCAGTACTTGCCTTTTACTTCACAATGTTTACACTTGGGATTGTACCAACTCAAACCAAGAATTGTTTCCTCGGAATAGAGAGAATGATATGGCACTGGTGAAATATCATGTATCTTAGTGCAAGACAACCAATCGTAACCAATAGTACTATCTGAGTCAACGGCATAGACTTGATATTGTGAACTACTAAGGCAGGGGATTGGGAGATAACCTCCTTTTGAagagcaattgaataaggtgtttTCGTCGGCATAATCCCCCTTAAGATAGAAGGGAGAAACAGAGAGATTGAAGTTCAAAAGCCTTCTTGGAAGGCAACCTTCTGGATCGTTAGCATAAATAACTTGAGATTTATAGTCAATTTTTTGGATGAAGAGTTTCCATGAAGTCGTAAGCTCCAGAACAGTATCGTTCTTCTCTGAGCAAGAAAGATGAAACTCAGATTGAGGATATCCACAGTGGAGTGGTTGCCTGCCTTTGATTCGGAAGGGAAATCGAACGGCTGGGCCGTAGCTCCCACATGTTGATGTATTGCAGTCATTAACACATAATCCATGATCTACAATGAATATAACGAACCAGAAGAAGCAAATCAAAGATACAttcatttcttttgaattattagcCATTGCTATATCCACGAAATTATTTGTATAACTTTTGCTTCCTCTCCAGTAAAGTGAGCAACGAATATTTTTCTTCCCATTTATAATACTACATAAATATCTAGGCTTTCATTTTTTTTACCTTTTGTTATTgactataaaataaattatacgaAAATAGTAAATTGTGGCAACGTCACTGGTGACGGAtgcattattaataaaatatattttcataaattatcaattaaatatatataaaattagatTGATTTGAATTTCAAAAAGTCAGTTCTAATTAAATTTGGGACaaattatgtattatttttttaataatatttatatgacaaattatgtaaatattaccATTATATTCTAAGGATATActtacaaaaattaaaagattattccatatatttatttttgtaataaataattaaacataattttatatactttctaaaaaataataatatatatatttataattaagttgTCTCATAATCctataaatatataaatcaattcaaatgtcgatttattaattaattcactGGTCCATATGAATCAAGTTTTAGTTGATTAAAATTTGactcattaaatgaattttttaaaattaaatttgagttAGGCTCATTAATTATAAAGAATAAGGTTTTATATCAagatgaaattttgatttatttaaagtttagtggacatagtatatatatatatatatatatatatatatatatatatatatatatatatatatggtttaTACTTTGACTGCTAACTTGAAACCTTAATTTTAGTTAAACTATAAATCAACACGATAGTGCAAAACTATTGAATCTAAGagactcaaattcaattcttcttTTCTGCATAAACTCAGTTCATTTAGTTATgtatctcatatatatatatatatatatatatatatatatatatatatatatatatatatatatatgctaagACGTAAAAGTAACGTATacgtaataaaaataaatataaaaatttgaatgTAGCTAGGACGTGGACAGCAGTGGTGGTAAAGAGTTCTCTAGTTTTGGTGTATTTATCTAgtgaatttataaatattatatcaattgaaattatgaaaagtcttccatatatttattttttaatatttatttttttaagaagaatatatatatatatatatatatatatatatatatatatatataaaataaatataaaaatttgaatgTAGCTAGGACGTGGACAGCAGTGGTGGTAAAGAGTTCTCTAGTTTTGGTGTATTTATCTAgtgaatttataaatattatatcaattgaaattatgaaaagtCTTCCATATATGAAAAGTCttccatatatttatatatatatatatatatatattcttcttaaaaaaataaatattaaaaaataaatatatggaagacttttcataatttcaattgatataatatttataaattcacTAGATAAATACACCAAAACTAGAGAACtctttactatatatatataatactatggtaattaattgtttaatattaattttaatattacaagTTTCACATGATATAGCAAGAAttcttaatattaattttttgcatggttattgaattttttattttaagttattaattaattttatttatttattttcttttagactATGTCATGATAAGATAGGCAGAGCCcagaactgaaaatgaagaataaaCATAGACAGTCTATCCATCAATGACTGACAAAAGGCTCATCTTTGTTTTCCTGATTATCTCCCAAATGATTTGCAATGCTACGGAAACAAATCAATCTTCTCCTCCTTCATGTGGCAATAACCACAACATTAGTTGCCCTTTCCGATTACAAACTGATCCAAACAATTGCGGACGCCATAGATTTGAGCTTTCATGTGAAAATAATGACTGTCTTAAATCTATTGGGAGGATACTATGTTCAAGCCATCAATTACGATAACTTCACTATTCGACTGGTGGATACTAGTGTCCATCAAGATGATTGCTCCTCCTTTCCTccttttcctttacctttgttagaagaaagaatacaagtaatgaaggaaaggattgtgtatttgtatGTCTTATTTATAgaaatattacatctatttatacatgagaatatgagctaatttagacaagaataataattgctgtaattatgctacacaaatctcctataatcatgctaattgctataattatgctacacaaatctcctataatcatgctaattgctgtaattatgctaacaccccccctcaaactcaagatGGTAGCACAGGTgtcaacttgagtttgcttaagagatcctgaaagcgagtgagaggatgcgttttggtgaatatattagctgtttggctgacagaggagacaggaatcaaacatatggtgccatgagaaacatgatgacgtacaaaataacaatcaatttcgatgtgtttggtacgctcatgaaatacataattatgagaaatctgtatggcacttctattatcgcaatgaagcattgtggcaaaagaatgagtgacacccaaatcagttaataactacagtaaccaaagtaattcagatgtagcatcagcaagagcacgatattcagattctgtgctagaacgtgcaacaacagtttgctttttgctcGCTAAGAAATAAGAGAATTAcctaagaagaaacaataatCAGTTGTAGAGCGATGATTTGTTagatcaccagcccaatcagcatcagagtaggcagataatactagggaggagatagcagaaaagtgcaaaccatgaaaaagagtgcctttgatataacgaaggattcgaagtactgtagagaaatgagttgagcgaggagtaGACATAAATTGGCTGACCAGATGaacagcatatgaaatatcaggtcgagtaactgtgagataaataAGACTTCCGACAAGCTATCGATATAAAGTAgaatcatcaagaggagtgccatcaagaggtgtaagtttgcaattgagctccaatggggttgatactgttttgctatcagtgatgcctgctcgagaaagtaagtcggatgcatacttggcttgagatagataatagccatcagaattttgagaaacttcaagacccaaaaaatagctgagagaactcaggtctttcatttcaaaatgctgattgagataatgttgtaactctgaaataccagatgaatcatctcctgttattatcatatcatcaacataaagcaacagaagaataataccactgtcagttcggcgagtgaataatgcagaatcatgtggactagagagaaaaccaagttgagcaagagtggaactaaatttggcaaaccaggccctgggagcttgttttaatccatatacgGCTTGcagaagtttgcaaaccttatgaggagaatgataaccaggaggaggatgcatataaacctcttctgttaaatcaccatgaagaaaagcatttttgacatccatctggaaaagtttccatttacgaactgcagcaatagctaagagactgcgaatagatgttaattaggccactggagcaaaagtttcttcatagttgataccatactcttgagtgtaccatTTGGCTACTAAGtgagctttgtagcgttcaatagttccatcagaaggggtcttgattttgtaaatccatttgcaaccaataggggtcttgtttggtgaaagatcaactaaatcccaagtatgagttttctctaaagcctaAAGTTTGTCAAtcatagcttgctgccaaagagggtcagtacttgcctcacgataagaacaaggctcatgaagggttgcaatagtagagtaacagtgaaaatcagaaagataatgaggagtttctcttacataGGTAGAACgatgaagagtagtgctaggaggagatgcaggcgcaggtaccggatcaacaactggtgtagattcaacaggggcaggtgtagttgggctaatattgagcacatcacaatcacctggatcaggacttggaaacaactctttggaggagtcagtgaaaaataaAGAGTCAATATTGATagagtgatgaaatttgaaaagagaagagaacatagtattgtcccaaaaggtaacatgacgagagatgcgtaacttattagaaacaggatcccaacaacgatactctttgtgttcaatgccataaccaagaaaacaacatagacgagcacggggttctaatttggtatgttcatgaggttgtaaaagaacaaaagaaacacatccaaaaggtttaaagATGAAATAGTcagttgtccaaacaacttttcaaaaggagataaattatgaagaaccaaggtaggaagatgGTTAATAATATAAATAGCACGAAGAcctgcttctccccaaaatttttctggacatgaggtAGAAAGAAGAATAgtacgtacagaatcaagaatatggcgatgcttgcgttcgggttgcccattctgttgagaggtgtgaggacaagaacgttgaacaacggtgccttgttgactaagaaactgaagtaaagaagaatcccgatattccatggcattgtctgttcggagaattttaatgtcacaagagaactgagttttaatcatttttgcaaatgtgatgtaaatttgtgataactcaaatcgatgtttcaaaaaatatatccaagtaaacctagaataatcatcaataaatatcacaaaataaagaaaaccatttattgaagaatAGGAGAgggaccccaaatgtcagaatgaattaaaccaaaaggagtgtctgaagtagtattattatgagaaaaagataatgcaggttgttttgtaagctgacaatttaaacaattaaatgactcaaacttagtagatcctaataatccatgagaaattaaaggttgaattttactggtagaagcatgaccaagacgaagatgccattggtgaatggaggaattagggattgtagctgcagacacaaat contains these protein-coding regions:
- the LOC110666653 gene encoding rust resistance kinase Lr10-like, which produces MANNSKEMNVSLICFFWFVIFIVDHGLCVNDCNTSTCGSYGPAVRFPFRIKGRQPLHCGYPQSEFHLSCSEKNDTVLELTTSWKLFIQKIDYKSQVIYANDPEGCLPRRLLNFNLSVSPFYLKGDYADENTLFNCSSKGGYLPIPCLSSSQYQVYAVDSDSTIGYDWLSCTKIHDISPVPYHSLYSEETILGLSWYNPKCKHCEVKGKYCRLKSNDTTSETQCYGMLKPHKGATTKFIETGVILGSILLVVAAILLYRRYRFNKMERQYQSKIEKFLDDYKSFKPTRYSYDDIKRMTNQFKDELGQGAYGTVFRGKLSDEILVAVKVLNSSKGNGEEFINEVGTIGKIHHVNVVRLIGFCADGFRRALVYEYLPNDSLQKFISSADTKNRFLGWKRLEDIALGIAKGIEYLHQGCDQRILHFDIKPHNILLDHDFNPKISDFGLAKFCAKDQSAVSMTTARGTIGYIAPEVFSRNFGNVSYKSDVYSFGMLVLEMVGGRKIVDVAEENDQQIYFPEWIYNLLEEGEDLRFEIEEEGDTKIAKKLATVGLWCIQWNPADRPSMKVAVHMLEGEGENIPIPPNPFSSSVPTKTKARTPGKRLLQELEVISEAE